The Pseudodesulfovibrio hydrargyri genome segment CGCCATATGTTTCCAGATTCTCGTCGTCGATGACCTGGCGCGGATAGTGGACCGTGATCAGGGGCTTGAAGAAGTACTTGCCCGTGATCTTCAGGCCCACGATCAGGGACCATGAGTCAAGGATCGGCTGAATGACCTTTTCTTTGAATTTACCCATTGCTACACCCCTACAGCTTCACGATCAGCGCGATGGCCAACAGGTTGAAGGTGGCCAGCGGCAGCAACCATTTCCAGTTGATGTTCAGCAGCTGGTCGAACCGGACGCGGGGGTAGGTCCAGCGAGCCCAGACCATGAGCGACAACAGGGCATACGTCTTGACGAGCATCCACCACCACCCGTCGATGCCGGGGATGGGGCCGTGGTAGCCGCCCAGGAACAGGACGGAGCAGACGGAGCACATGACGACCATGTAGCCGTATTCCGCCATGAAGAAGAGGCCGAAGCCCATGGAGGAATACTCGGTGTGGAATCCCGCGGTCAGCTCGGACTCGGCCTCGGCCAAGTCGAACGGGGCACGGTTGGTCTCGCCGAACATGGCGATGATGAAGACGAAGAAGGACAGGAAGGTGAACGGGTTCCTGAAGATGAACCAGTTCCATATGTAACCTTCCTGCATGGCCGTGATCTCGGTCAGGCTCAGGGTCCCGGTCATGAACGAGATGGCCAGCACGGTGAGCAGCAGCGGGATTTCATAAGCCACTGTCTGGGACACGGCTCGGGCCGCGCCGAGCACGCCCCACTTGTTGTTGGAGGCCCAGCCCGCCAGGATGACGGCCAGCCCGTTGAAGCTGGAGAAGGCCAGGATCAGCAGCAGGCCGAGATTGACGTCCATGCCGGTCAGCACCGGGCCGTACGGGATGGGCAGAAAGAGCAGCAGCACCGGCAGCATGGACAGAAGCGGGGCCAGCCAGTACAGGACCGCGTCCG includes the following:
- the nuoH gene encoding NADH-quinone oxidoreductase subunit NuoH, which codes for MNAFLMNLLVLIIAAVAAMAWLGINALVWVYCERKFAGHIQRRPGPFEVGPHGVLQPLIDGLKLMGKQLLTPDNADAVLYWLAPLLSMLPVLLLFLPIPYGPVLTGMDVNLGLLLILAFSSFNGLAVILAGWASNNKWGVLGAARAVSQTVAYEIPLLLTVLAISFMTGTLSLTEITAMQEGYIWNWFIFRNPFTFLSFFVFIIAMFGETNRAPFDLAEAESELTAGFHTEYSSMGFGLFFMAEYGYMVVMCSVCSVLFLGGYHGPIPGIDGWWWMLVKTYALLSLMVWARWTYPRVRFDQLLNINWKWLLPLATFNLLAIALIVKL